One window of Cervus elaphus chromosome 2, mCerEla1.1, whole genome shotgun sequence genomic DNA carries:
- the LOC122675192 gene encoding tRNA pseudouridine(38/39) synthase-like, with amino-acid sequence MAENDADRIQTEKLLKRVQELEQEVKRLKKEQATNKDSNIRENSSGAGGKAKRAFDFSAHGQRHVALKIAYLGWGYQGFASQENTSNTIEEKLFEALTKTRLVENRQTSNYHRCGRTDKGVSAFGQVISLDLRSHFPKGRDSEDLNLKDEVNDVATEIRYTHILNRVLPPDIRVLAWAPVETSFSARFSCLERTYRYFFPCANLDIVTMNYAAQKYVGTHDFRNLCKMDVANGVINFQRTILSAQVQRVGQNLAEEGWQEPFQLCQFEVTGQAFLYHQVRCMMAILFLIGQGMEKPEVIDELLNIEKNPQKPQYSMAVEYPLVLYDCKFENIKWIYDREVQEFNVTHLQQLWANHAVKTQMLYSMLQGLDSVALPCGTGPKMDGMIEWRNVKPSVMKQTSAFVEGVKMRTYKPLMDRPKCQGLESRIEHFVRRGRIEHPHLSHEEETKAKRDCSDTLEEENTVFEKPTKRICVDAKLKSII; translated from the exons ATGGCTGAAAATGACGCAGACAGAATCCAGACTGAGAAACTCCTAAAGAGAGTACAGGAACTGGAGCAGGAGGTAAAGCGACTTAAAAAAGAACAGGCCACGAACAAGGACTCAAACATTCGAGAGAATTCTTCAGGAGCTGGGGGGAAAGCTAAGCGTGCCTTTGATTTCAGTGCTCACGGTCAAAGACATGTAGCTCTAAAGATCGCCTATCTGGGCTGGGGATATCAGGGCTTTGCCAGTCAGGAAAACACAAGCAATACAATTGAAGAGAAACTGTTTGAGGCTCTAACCAAGACTCGACTGGTAGAAAACAGGCAGACATCCAACTATCACCGGTGTGGGCGAACAGACAAAGGAGTTAGTGCCTTTGGACAG GTGATTTCTCTTGACCTACGTTCTCACTTTCCAAAGGGCAGGGATTCTGAGGATCTTAACTTAAAAGACGAAGTCAATGATGTGGCTACAGAGATCCGTTATACCCACATTCTCAACCGGGTATTGCCTCCAGACATCCGAGTGCTGGCCTGGGCTCCCGTAGAAACTAGCTTCAGTGCTAGGTTCAGCTGTCTTGAGCGGACCTACCGCTATTTTTTCCCTTGTGCTAACTTAGACATTGTAACCATGAACTATGCAGCTCAGAAGTATGTTGGCACACATGATTTTAGGAACTTATGTAAAATGGACGTAGCCAATGGGGTGATTAATTTTCAGAGGACCATCCTGTCTGCTCAAGTACAGCGAGTGGGCCAGAACCTGGCCGAGGAGGGATGGCAAGAACCCTTTCAGTTATGCCAGTTTGAAGTGACTGGTCAGGCGTTCCTTTATCATCAAGTCCGCTGTATGATGGCTATTCTTTTTCTGATTGGCCAAGGAATGGAGAAGCCAGAGGTTATTGATGAGCTGCTGAACATAGAGAAAAATCCCCAGAAGCCTCAATATAG CATGGCTGTGGAATATCCTTTAGTCTTGTATGACTGTAAGTTTGAAAATATTAAGTGGATCTATGACCGGGAAGTTCAGGAGTTCAATGTTACCCACCTTCAGCAACTATGGGCTAATCATGCTGTGAAAACTCAGATGTTGTATAGTATGCTGCAAGGACTGGACTCTGTTGCACTGCCCTGTGGAACAG GACCAAAGATGGATGGAATGATAGAATGGAGAAATGTTAAGCCCTCTGTCATGAAGCAGACCAGTGCCTTTGTAGAAGGAGTGAAAATGCGCACTTATAAGCCCCTAATGGATCGTCCTAAATGCCAAGGATTAGAATCCCGGATCGAGCATTTTGTACGTAGGGGACGCATTGAACACCCACATTTATCCCATGAGgaagaaacaaaagccaaaaGGGACTGTAGTGACACACTAGAGGAAGAAAATACTGTTTTTGAGAAGCCAACGAAGAGAATTTGTGTTGATGCAAAACTTAAAAGCATCATTTAA
- the LOC122675203 gene encoding pre-mRNA-splicing factor RBM22-like, with amino-acid sequence MAISLCSNTYNRQNWEDADFPILCQTCLGENPYIRMTKEKYGKECKICARPFTVFRWCPGVRMRFKKTEVCQTCSKLKNVCQTCLLDLEYGLPIQVRDAGLSFKDDMPKSDVNKEYYTQNMEREISNSDGMRPVGMLGKATSTSDMLLKLARTTPYYKRNRPHICSFWVKGECKRGEECPYRHEKPTDPDDPLADQNIKDRYYGINDPVADKLLKRASTMPRLDPPEDKTITTLYVGGLGDTITETDLRNHFYQFGEIRTITVVQRQQCAFIQFATRQAAEVAAEKSFNKLIVNGRRLNVKWGRSQAARGKEKEKDGTTDSAVKLEPVPGLPGALPPPPAAEEEASANYFNLPPGGPPAVVNIALPPPPGIVPPTPPGFGPHMFHPMGPPPPFMRAPGPIHYPSQDPQRMGAHAGKHSSS; translated from the coding sequence ATGGCGATCTCTCTGTGTTCCAACACCTACAACAGGCAGAATTGGGAGGATGCGGACTTCCCTATTCTGTGCCAGACATGTCTTGGAGAAAACCCATATATCCGAATGACCAAAGAAAAGTATGGGAAGGAATGCAAAATCTGTGCCAGGCCATTCACAGTGTTTCGCTGGTGCCCTGGGGTCCGCATGCGtttcaagaagactgaagtgtGTCAGACCTGCAGTAAATTGAAGAATGTCTGTCAGACCTGCCTCTTAGACCTAGAGTATGGCCTGCCTATCCAGGTTCGTGATGCAGGATTGTCTTTTAAGGATGACATGCCAAAGTCCGACGTCAACAAAGAGTACTACACACAGAATATGGAGAGAGAGATTTCCAACTCTGATGGAATGCGGCCAGTTGGCATGTTGGGGAAAGCCACATCCACCAGTGACATGCTGCTCAAACTGGCCCGGACCACACCCTACTACAAAAGGAATCGACCACACATTTGCTCCTTCTGGGTGAAAGGAGAATGTAAGAGAGGAGAGGAGTGTCCATACAGACATGAAAAACCAACAGATCCGGATGACCCCCTTGCTGATCAGAACATTAAAGACCGATATTATGGAATCAATGACCCTGTGGCAGATAAACTCTTGAAGCGGGCTTCAACAATGCCACGTCTGGACCCACCAGAGGACAAGACTATCACCACACTGTATGTTGGTGGTCTGGGCGATACCATTACTGAGACCGATCTAAGGAATCACTTCTACCAGTTTGGAGAAATCCGGACCATCACTGTTGTGCAAAGACAGCAGTGTGCTTTCATCCAGTTTGCCACAAGGCAGGCTGCAGAAGTGGCTGCCGAGAAGTCCTTTAATAAGTTGATTGTCAATGGCCGCAGGCTCAACGTGAAATGGGGGAGGTCCCAGGCagccagagggaaagaaaaggagaaggacGGAACCACAGACTCTGCAGTCAAGCTTGAGCCCGTTCCAGGGCTCCCAGgagctcttcctcctcctcctgccgcAGAAGAAGAAGCCTCTGCCAACTACTTCAACCTACCGCCCGGTGGTCCTCCGGCTGTGGTGAACATTGCCCTGCCACCCCCACCTGGTATTGTCCCGCCCACACCCCCAGGTTTTGGGCCACACATGTTCCACCCCATGGGACCACCCCCTCCTTTCATGAGGGCCCCAGGACCAATCCACTATCCTTCTCAGGACCCTCAGAGGATGGGAGCACATGCCGGGAAACACAGCAGCTCCTAG